The Elaeis guineensis isolate ETL-2024a chromosome 12, EG11, whole genome shotgun sequence sequence CCATTTTTAAAGGAAGTTCAAGCAGCAATTGTGAGCATTGCCATGATCCACGATCGGATGATTCAATGAGGCTCTAAGTTTCCAACAAAAGATTGGGAGAAGGGATATTTCAGCATTCAGAAGAATCTTTTGCATGTTCTTTAATGTAATAATGTTTAAGATTCACAAACCAATGAGTACTGGAAATTGTTCATGACTAAACTGCATGAGTCATCCAAATCCGATCCAGACAATTTTCAGACCAAAGGATTTGGAAACTATTATGTAAAGCTTTTCAAAACTGGCATGTATTTCTCTGAGCCCTTTCTTTAGTTTAGCCATACTCTTCACTAGTAAATTATTGGCCATTGTTATCATTATATATGTGAATACTATACCATTTCTGTTAAACTTGATGGTCCTTTAAGTTGGATGTACTATGCATATGACAAAGTCATGTGCATGATTTTTCTTTCATGTCTGTCACAGAAACATATAGTCAAGAAATCAATAATATTAGTCGTTTGGGAAAGATTGATCATTGATAATGTAACTCCTAATACCTCCATGTGTCAAGGAGCCAAAGTTGATATACTTTGGTGCTTTTGTGAATATATTTGCTGGGACATGGTACCTCTAGCAAGGCAGACTTTTATTAAATGTTATTCTGCTTCTTTATGCCACATAAATTCTAGTTTCTGGCAAAAGAACTAGTTTTTCATAATTCTTTTGTATGTAGCCCATTGTGTATATTGAACATGTTTGATTTTTAACACTGAAAGAACATAACAAACGAATGTTTAAGCACTCCTTAACTGTGACTTACACTAAGAGAATGTGTGGAAAAACTGCGGCTTCTGAATATGCCTGAAGATCGTAATCGTCGGCTAAATGAAGTTCCTGAAATACATGCTGACCCACATATGAGTCCAGATTATGAAACAGCTGAGGAAGAGGAAGAACCAGATAGTAAAAGACACGGTATATTTCAATTTGAAATTTTGACTGTCTTATTTGTGTAACCTTTATGCTTTGCCTGTGTTGTTTTCATTTTATAATTCTTATGATAAATTGCTTGCAGTGCATGCAGATCACTACAGTAGATCGAGGGCCTCTGCCTTCCTTAGGAAAGGAAAGGAACTAACTTCTCCTGGAAGAGGAATTTCCATTTCTGGTGATAACTGGAATGATTCACGAAAAAATTCAAACATTGGGGAGTCAAGTAGAAGTATACTGACTGAAGGTGCATCTAATAAATCTGCTAGTAGGGTTGGTATAACAAATGAGTCATCTTGGAAACAAGGAAATGATGTGCACCAGACAAGAAGTTGGGAACCCCCAAAAACTCCAACAAATGCAACTGGTTTGGAAACTGGTGCTTGGGATAATAACCAGCACGGTTTAAGACCTGGACAGTCATCTGGTGTTCAACCAGGAACTCCAACAGCATTTCTATCAACTGGTGTTGCAGTACCATCTAATGCAAGTGAGTCTGAGAAGATCTGGCACTATCACGATCCATCTGGGAAAATCCAAGGCCCCTTTTCGATGGTGCAGTTGCGAAAGTGGAGTACGACTGGATACTTCCCTACCAACTTGAGGATTTGGAAAACTTTTGAGAAGCAAGAAGACTCTATTTTGTTGACTGATGCACTGAGTGGGAAGTTCCGAAATGACTTACCACAGTGTGAACCTGCACATAATAGTTTAACGGACGACAAGCAGAATGTAGCAAATTGGAAAGCCAGTCGGAATGATGCTAATTTATCTACCCCTGGTATAAATGAGGCGGCAAAAGCTGATAGGTTTGTTACTCGGCCATCTGCTTGGTCTGCACCAAAGACAGAAGTTATCAATCCTAACGAGGGAGGTTTTGGAACCTCTTCGAGAGACCAGGGATCATCAAAGGGTATGAATGCCGGGCCAGGGCAAATGCAAGGTTGGAATGGTGCAAGAACGGCAGCATCATTTACTGGGAGTCCTTATCAACCACTATCCCATCAAAGTAGTGGCAGTCGAGGAGGAAATTCTGGTAGATGGAATGGAATTCAGGACCATGGAAGTAATTGGGGTTCAAACAAACCCATGGGGTCACACCCTACGAGTCAGGTTTATGACAAGCCACATCCTCAATGGAGTTCTTCAAGTCACCAGTCTTCTGAAGATATGTCTCAGGTCCAAACAAGTGAATTTTCAAATCAATGGAAAAATGATTCATTTAATCTTCCTACAGCACCACAGTTGGGCAGCAGAGACTCGACATGTGAGCAAGGTGCTTTAAACAACTCTCTCCCTTCAAGTGCTTCTGTTCAACCCATGATCTCTGGCAGGGGTACCACTCCAAGTAGCAATGAAGCACACCAGTCTTCCTCTTCAAGTGGTATGTCTAGTAAAACTACTATGTCAGATTCTGTTGGGCCATCGGGTTCAAGTGCTGTAACTGATATGCTTAAGCAAACTGTCACTGCAGATGGTGGTAATCCTCATCCTGCTGCAATGGCCTCAATGCCAAATACAGCTGAAGTGGTAGACACCATGGGGTCTTCCCAACTTTCAGATAAGGCAGTTAATAGGGGAAAATTTCAGATATCCAGTCATCAGAAAAAGCCTTCTGCACATGAGTCATCGATGACTTTGGAAAACCTACCATCTCTTGAATTGCCTTATGGGGATGAAGTCATTCCTCCAAGTACTGATACGCAGCTTTCTGGTGGCTTGGACAAGAACCAGTGCCCACAGAGTGATTACACATGTCCAGCTTCAGGAAGCGAGCAGGTATCAGGTGATGTTTTATCTTCTGAATGCAGTGAGACAGTCCCTTCCCAGTTGAATGACAGGCAGGACCGTCGTGTAGTCTGGCAAGGTCAACATGGTCTTGGCAAAAAGTGGGCTGAAGCACATGACAGCTTTGCTGATAAAACTGGAAAGTCATTGGTAGATGGCAGGGGATCAGATCCTTGTTCTGTTGTTGATGCACGTGATACGAATCTGATCACTGAATCTGATGCATTGGAGCCTGAATCAGCTCCGCAATCAGAAATTTCTTCAGGCCCTAATTTAGGGTCTGAATCTCTAGGCTGGGCATCTTATTCCGCCCCAAAACAAAAGCCTGACAGCTCGTGTCCCAATCCCCCATCTGCTGAGAATAGATCAGAACAAAATCAATCCCCAAGGCCAGAGCCAAGCCTCGCAGCTCCTGAGTGCATCAATTCTCATAATTTGCGAATACCATCGGATGGGAAGTGCATCGAGCATTTGATGCATGCTCCAGCAATTAAAATGATTTCTTCTGAATGGAGTGGTGGTGCCAATTCTACCTTTGGTGACAGTCAAAATGTTCATTTTGTCTTGTCAGATGGTTCTAAGCCTTTGGCATCTTCTCAGTGTGAGGCAAGTGCATCTGTTGAACCTGCTCAATCATCAAATGCAGGCCTCAGTGCTGTAGCCCATGTTCAGAACACTTTCTGGGGAGTAGCCCCACAAAATCCAAACATGGGTCCAGGATCACAGGGAAATGCAAATATGAACTGGGCAACAACAATACAAAGCAACATGAACATGGGCTGGGGATTGATTGCTCAGAGCAATATGAACGTCTCTCAGGGAACACCAGCTCAAGGGTTTGCAAATTTGAACATGGGTTTTGGGGCACCACCTCAGGCAAATATGGTTGTGAATGCAGGTTGGGTACCAGCAGCACCGGGAAATACAAATGCAAATCCAGCTTGGGGAACACCATTTCAGGGAAACCCAAGCCCTGGTACTGCCTGGGGGGCACAGGTGCAGGGAAGTATGACAGTAAATCCTGGTTGGGGCACGTTCCCACAGAGCAATACGAACCCAAATCCAGGATTGGTAACACCGCCATCAGGAAATGCAAACCAGAATGCTAGCTGGGGAGCACCAACACAAGGAAATATGGATACAAACTTGTCTACTTGGCGATCAGGACAAGGAAACATGAATCTGACGTGGGATCCATCAGGTGGAGACATGAACAGCTGGAACACTCCTCAAGCACAAGCTGGAGATAGGCATTCTGGTCAGGGTGGCAGCGACTCAGGGCATTCTGCTGGGAGGCCTATGTGGAATAGGATTCAGTCTAGTGGTGGGGGAGGGTCATCTCGACCTCCTTCAAGAGGGCAGAGAGGAATATGCAGATTCCATGAGAATGGGCACTGCAAGAAAGGAGCATCCTGCAACTACATTCATTCATGATCGGGTAAGGAGGAGAAAAACAtggtttcttttttcctttttgtacATAGTCTCTCTGTTGGTAGGCTTGGAAGCTATATGGCTTTGAAGCTGTTTTTGTCTTGCCATTTGGACTTTGTGCTGTTAAAATAGTATTTATGTAGCCTTCTTATTGGTAAACCCTACCCACTGACACTAGAAATAAGGCATCCGGACAGATCTTCATTTGATGTAACTGAGATGGTAGCCTGTTCCTTCTCGGAGGCACAATGTTATGGCTGACCATATGGTCCACAAGCCAAACCTGGTGCACTTGTAAGGTGATCCATGTCTGCATAGTTTGTGTTCTCATACATGTGTACCGGCAATCACCTTGCAGCTAAGAAGTCAAAACAACTTTGAGCTGAGCTCCAAAGCCGTTGGTGGTTAGAGCAATGTTTGATAAGGGTTCTGGACAAAATCAATTGATCTGAATCATCATCTGGTAGCTCTTACAAGTGctgtgatattttataattttgctcCTTGTGATGCAAAATTTTGGTCCAATTTTACATAATTCTCTCAAGTCTTGAAGGgttgtgaaaattttattgtttccGGAAGCTCCAAGTACTCTAATTAATTATTAGTTGTCTATAGAAATTCTCAAGCTTCTGTAATGACCAGTTTGATTCCTACAAGCGTGTGACTATCTCTTTGTCCGTATCAGTTTTTATCATTAATAGGCGACAAATATCAGCTGCAATGGAGAGCTGATGAATAGAAAGCTTCAATCACCAGGTGGTTTGTTACCTCAACAATTTTTTACTTCCCCTTTTTTTTGTCCTTGTTTATACCCAATCTTTGAAGGCAACAGGACAGTCCAGTGTGGAAATTAAGAGTTAATTCTTGTTTAAAAAATCCAGTGCAATTCTTGCCCCTCTTTGCCTAATTGCCACTTTGTATCAAAAGATAAGGACAGCATGATAACTCTATTAGATTGATGCATTAACAATTTGGAAGATTTccagtgggagaaatcttttgcctGTGGTCCTGTAGAAGACTTGAGAACAAGCAGTTTTAGAAATATCCTATTTTTATGATTGGGCCTGTGTTGTTGGTGATGCCATTAGTCAATATGGACTCCTAGGCTGCTGAATTTTACCTTAGCCTCTGATTTATCTTTACCTCTTGTTACGGAAGTGCTTGTGAGGGCCTAATACAGTGCCTGGAAttggagaaattatatcctatatgGTGTACACCATATGGCTCTGCATGCTGCCAATTACAGTCATTAATTTCTAAAGTCTTATTCATCAAGTTTTTATTTCGGGGCAACACTATAAGGGCAAGCGGCTGTGGTCGGTAGTGTACATGGTTATGTTGTGCACACcgtataggatataattttttgattaactGTAGCTGATGTAAGCATGATATATCATATTATACGTCTAAACCACTCTTGAAAGCATTATAGGCGAAAGGGAGAGCAtccgaaagttttttttttttttaagataataggAGTAACGGAAAGTTATTGCTGGCGTAGTTTATACGAGGTTAAGCGGGTATGTGCTTTGCTTGCCGTGGaggatgaagatttttttttttttttgggatgaagTGTGGAAAAATAATGTTATCCCATGTAATGATTGCAGCAGGATTGAGCGTTTGGATGCAGATGTTGTTTGGTAGCTATTTGGCGATAAGGTTGGCTTTTCAAGAAGCTAGAAAGGTTTTGCCCTTTCAATCTGGTTCATTGTATTGGAGAATATATTTGGATAATTTTCAGAGATGATGAATTATAGTGATCATTAACTATAGTTAAATGTCATATTACTTCATTAATTTTGAGTAATATTTGCGTAGCTATAATACAATACTAAAATATGACATCAAATACACAGCAGATGAATGGtggtataataatattataattttggagTACtggattaattatatttatactattaaatataataaaaaattacattaTGCTATTAATTATCACTTAATATTGTTTAAGATAGTATAATATTAACACATTGATGTGCAATATTTTTGGTGATGTGTGGCATAGGAATGTTAAAAGTTATTCCAGAAggtgatatattattttttatattattatctataataaaatattatactatTTCACATTAAAATACTAATTTTTAAGTTAGCATTTATGTAGCAGAATGTTACATTAAAATGACATGGAATATGACGGATAAAAATTGATACAATGATGCTATAATTTATTGTAATATTGGACTGCAATGTCAAATATAACATGTGACCGTTATTTAAGTTATCAGGCTATTTAAAATATGCGTCATGGTGACCGTACATATTATATACTAGATTGTTATAACATTGGAAAAAATGAAGTAGAATACTacaatatattatgatatattatatatagaACATATGATGTTGGGTGAGTGTTGAAGGGAAAAAAAAGGGCTAAATCTGAGCATTATTTAAGTTATAAGGTTATTTTAAAATATGCAGTATGGTGACCGTATGCCAAAAGTTATAACTTGAAAGATCTAATTTTGcaatcattaaaattttattaactaGCAAGCTTATCACTTTGTCACATCTCGGATCTAAGACTATGAGTCAAAGGTCACAGTAACTACTGCATATTTATGGAGAACTCTTTCCACAAAAATAGAAACTATTACAAACATAATATTAATGCATCATAATgagattaatttaaataattaaaaattaattaattaaccaatctgattaataatcaaatttaaaatcttaCATCAAACAATTCTCaactaaaaattcaataataataataatagtagatCTCAATTCAATTTTGTTGATATTGTCAAATCTTGTTTCTAATCTCACTCTTAAGCAATATTCATATTTCTAATTACGTAtctaaaacaaaaaagaaaaaaagaggtaaTAAGCTCAGTAGCCTAATAAGTAATGatagatatttcaaatattattataAGATATATATTCAAAACAAATATCATGAATAAATATAGAAATATATTTCATGgttatttaatcaaatcaaattctttcaaatattcatatacacaCATAATCATGGTTAGATTAggatacagatgattcaaaagagATTGAGAGTGAACAAATTTAATAGTGTCTGACAAGAACTAAAGGGGAGGCTAGCGATACCACTAGGGATCAATTTAATTAACTAGCTTTATCTGATCACTTAAAATATAATGACTCAATAGAGATTAATAAGAACTAGATTTTGTAATACTTGACAAAGACTTAGATAGTGTGAACATGCCGACCGATTAATAGGATGGCTCAAATTTCCTCTATTGAGATCAATTCAAATTTAAAGCAAGAACGCTAACTATGCAGTAATGTCCGATGACATATATCGATCTAATCAAAGCAACTATATTTGTTCAAAGATTTGGCTAGAGTATAAGTAGTTTAGTAGAAATTGAAGATGATTAAATTTAATAGTGTTCGATAATAACTAAGGCCGAGGCTGACACATTGTCCGGAGGCCATGGATGGAGACCTCTCTTCATTAAGGTCTGTCAAATTATTAAAAGAAGGCCATTGCTGGATCAAATAACATTAGGGAGATAAAaacaatttagagagagaaagtagagagaaagtggagagaaaaatttttaagggagagaaattagggaagagagagactctctctctttcttctttttctttttctttctttttcttcttctctctttgttctttctttttccaTTCTTGATGGAATAAGGGATTTTAATTTCCCTTTCATCTCGAAATGCAGTAGCCTGGTGGCGGTGGTTGTTGCCGCTAATGCTAGCCATAATGGTGCAGTGGAAGGCACCTCGACCAATGCTAGGCAGTGACAATCGATGCTGGAAAATcaaaagatatggatagaaaATAACATAAAATAGAGCCCAAGTTTTTTTAAAGAAATTCCAGCAATAGATGGCCAGAAACCAAGCTTTGTGGACAAGGAAGAGGGAGCACAATGAGAaggatttttatcttattttcggAGATGATTGGATGTGATTTTGACAAACTCTGTGGAAACTCTCAGATGTTTGGCAGAGGGGATTGAAATCAGTGTGGAAAGGGGACTCAAAATGGATTTAAGAAGGATTAGAATCAAAGTTTGGAAGGTCTTCAAGCATCAAAATCCTCCTCAAACTCGACTTCTAGTTGAGGAAGATGAGTCTTGATTGTCATGCCCCAATTTGAGATTGTGAACCAAGAGTTGTAGCAACTGTCACATAcccatgaagaactctcttcacAAAAATATAAGACATTCAaagcacgatatcaatgcatcataataaaattaatttagataacTAAAAATCTAAATTCAATCAATTAATTAACCAATTCGACTAATAAGCAAAATTTAGAAGTCTTACATCAAACAATTCtcaattaaaatttttgtaataataacaataatagatcttaatccaattttaTCGATACTATCAAATTTCGCTTCTAATCTTACTCCCAAGCAATACCTATGTCTCAAACTAAGTATCtgaaactaaaaagaaaaaagagataataAGCTCGATAGTCTAGTAAATAATGAATATCTTAAtttgatattttagatattattataaaatatatatatatataaataaatatcatgaataaatatagaaatatatttcatgctcatttatgcaaatcaaattctttcaaatattcatatacatatatcaccaaaaatctaatttgaaacaAATCACATATAACTTATTATCCTTTAGCTATGATCATACTTATACTCTATGGTGGGGCTCGAATAGAAATAATGAATACAATAGTAATCAAAATACCAATACACAACTCCTATTGGTAGGATCCAGAATACCCATGCATAACCCCCCTATTGGTAGAGTCTAGAGAACCAATATATAACCTCCATTAACAGGGTTCTGAATATAGTTAGACCGAGAGCTCAAATCCGatgtatataaaaatatttttacaaaataacatatatatcataattcaagtcaatatatgtatatttcataataaactaataaatcataattttttaaaaatcttaaaattataaatttactctCCAAtcgaaatataatttcataaattatatgTAAATTAATAACTAAACTATctacttttaaaaataaaattatttaaataaaatatctcaaaaagataaTTCATTATTATCTATGTAGAAGCAACGAATGGATAGATTCATCAATGCTGAGAGGGACTTTTAAATCTATTACTCAAATATATTCTTGTATCAATATTAAGTCAtaactaattaaaaataaaaatcctaaattcGGACACCCTCATAGGGCTGACAAAGTGGTTGCATCCGACATCTTGATCGATCCAATCAAAATGATTTTATCTAATCATTATTTGACCAAGATATAGGTGATTTAATAGAGttcaagggtgatcaaatctagtAGTATTCAACAAGAGCTAAAGTGGAGGCTGGTGATACTATTATGGGTCAATTTGATCAAGTAGCTTCATCTAATCAAGATTACTTAAGATTTTTAATGACTCATAGATCTTATCACGCTCGATAAAGACTTAGATGGTATGGATATATTGGCCAATCAATAGGATggtttgaagtttctctattaggATCAATTTGGATTTAAAGTGATAGGACTGACTAGGCGATAATGCTCTATGATATATGTTGACCCAATCGAAACAACTACATTTGATCAAAGACCTAGCTAGAATATAGTGGTTCAATAGAAATtaaagatgatcaaatctaatagtgTTCGACAGTGATTAAGGTAGAAGCTAAACATTATTCGTCAGCCATGGGTTGGGACCCCTCTTCATTAGGGTCAGTCAAATCAATTGTTGGATTAAATAACACCATAGGGACAAAAACAATttggaaagagaaagtagagagaggaatTTTCTAAAGAAAGATTAGAGAGAAAGTGagaaaagagaggagggagagaagagagagaaactcactctacttcttcttcttcttcttcttcttcttcttcttcttcttcttcttcttcttcttttttttttttttttttttttttttttttttttcttctcttttcttttcttttcttttcttttcttttctttggtgGAATAGGGGATTCTAATTTCCCCTTCTTACGGGAATGTTGCAGCATTTGCCAGTGGCGGTGGCTGTTGCTGCCAACATTGGCCACGATGGTGCAGTGGAAGGCACCTCAGCTAGCACTCGGCGGCGACAATCAGTGtcgaaaaattagagaaaatggACGGAAAATAATAGAAAACTAAGCCCGGATTTTTTCAAAGAAATTCTGATGATAGTCAGTTGGAAACTAAATTTTGGTGGCTGAGGGAGAAGATAGTGAGAAGAAATTTTACCTTATTTCCAGTGACGATTGGATGCGATTCCAGTGAATGCTGTGGAAACTCTCAAAAGACGAAGAAGAGGAAAATGAATTTCTTCCGGTGATGGTCCATGGTGGGGGTTGAAGTCGGCGTAGAAGGGGGCTCAGAATGGATTTAAATAGGATTATAATCCAAATTTGGGTGGTCTCCAGGCATCAAAATCCTCCTCAAACTCGGCTTCTAGTAGAGGAGGAAGATGAGTCCTAATCCGACCCATCCCTCTTCCCAGCACAtgttggccaaaagatttttttaaattggtCATGCTTTAAAAGCCATGCTGCCCTTTTGGGCCATCTCCTGATGTGTTGGTTCTGTTATCTGGGCCAGTCAAAAGGACCAGGCTTAGAACTTTGTCCGATCCACCGGGATAGGGTGTTGCACTCTTCTTCGGAGATCTGCTTGAAAAAGCAACAGAAAAAGAAGCACTCATGCTAATAAATTGGCCATTTTTTTCCAAACCCTTATTGTAAAATTCACGAACATCATTGGCCCAGAATGATGAGACAGAGCaaggtataaaaaataaatcaatggAAAAGCAAGCATCAGCCTCGTCGCAGATCTAAGCATCATCAGCTCAGGAAAATATGTAGGACCGTACAGATGGGTGCAACTGCGATGCCAGTTGACCatggaaagcaaaaaaaaaaaaaaaaaaaaaataaaagaagaaaggtacaacctttttttttttccccaaaccCCAAAAGCAATCTTCGCTACCAAAATCTGCCGGAACAAAATTTCTCTAATCCTTGGTCCCTAGGGGCAATAGACACCTATTCTTCAACATGTACATAGTTACAAATAActgcatacacacatacataattGTGCCCTAGGACAATATAACAATTGTTGGGAGAATATAACTGCTGTGTAAGAGCTAATATAAGCGTGTACAATATTAGTGTAAGTGTGTGCAAATCTTGTATAAATGTGTGGAGGACTAAAAATTAAATGATAATGGTCGAGAGAGTACTTGTTAAAGCCTGGACAAAAGAGGAGCGGGTTCTAAATTCCTCGAAAAAGGTACCAGCCAAGCAATTGAGGGCATCATTACGCATCTCTGCAACACATCGGCGAATGTCTAGAACCACAAGCTGCGAAGCTGTTCAACCATCGGCAAGGCGGAAACTGACATTTTTAAATCCCCAAACGGCCCACTCCAACAAGTGACAGCAACAAAGCCCATAAAGGGCAACAGCACATCTGAATAACAATGCCACGgagcagatatatatatatatttttttaagagatgAAATTACAAAAGAGAGCTGCTCAAAACATTTGATCGACAATATAACGGGCAGACTGAACCACCCAAAATGGGCCTCATCACCACAATTGTGGACCACAATTTTTTCTGTTTGAATGAGCatttttacaaaaataatattaattttaaaaatatttacgaAAATAATATTCCATGCAAACTATTTTGGAAAATGCTGCCCATCAGAAAATCACCCTATTATAGGATGATTTTATTTGCCACATGGCCACGGAGAAGTCAGAATGCAAAGGGGAGGGGTGCTAGCTCAATAGTCGCACTATGATAGGGCGACTTATAGAGCCGTCTTATGATAGGGcgactctctcctttctcttctgaACTcatccctctctctcctctctccctcactGATTCTCGATTTCTATCACCTCCTCTCTCTCCGTCACTTATAGAATCACCCTATCATAGGACGACTTATAGAGCCGCCCTACGATAGGATGACTTATGCCATCTGTTCCTTAGCTGGCGGTAAGAACGGTGAGTCAGCATATAAAGTTGCCCTATCATAGGGCGACTTTATTTCGAACAGCATTtcgataaataattttaaaaagatattattttgataattttttttaaaaattaatattaaatcgaTAAAAAATCTTGTTTGAATATCACCTTAGATGTAATTGATGCTTACAAGAGTCATCCATAGCTTTGTTAGGCATTCATATTTTTAGGAGCCAACCTTTATTATAAGAGAAATTCTTAATACACTGCATGTGGTGCAGTAAAATTGATGTAGAATAT is a genomic window containing:
- the LOC105035589 gene encoding uncharacterized protein isoform X1, coding for MGGPEEEEVHGPPPMNQLSEENPPPPPVVGEAGILSCEWREDREAAKGSQLPVSPALSPSSVFGEDEKCPALETDAAATCGVAGGDDSLEQEAIQMAVDVVLERQEDPAVPGSPAVFLPPSSGEDKKAPILETDVAATGGDAEGDDVMKEDFARMAVNMVEPQVDLPCRSSPVASPSSHAEDEEGPVFWPDAATTSGIAGGDDVLEVGATRMAIDAMEPQAEPRSLGSPSSSGGGEKKKDLASETDEATISPFGGGDAVVEEEDEQISAEATESPIGRVRRGGGRWKRGRPQKAHVGRALVRRKEEEEVCFICFDGGDLVVCDRRGCPKVYHPSCVNRDEAFFRAKGRWNCGWHICNICEKSSHYICYTCTYSLCKGCIREARFICVRGTKGFCETCMSTVMLIETNEHGNEKKDGVDFDDRSSWEFLFKDYWLDLKGKLSLTLEELKRARTPQKDSSLISRNVESTDDLCDAKNDQQASSDSSSGHPEERISPRKNEESIFAKKKGKKGSRKTTNKEGLAKEPENTGTSTCKDISWASDELLEFVAHMKDGDISELSQFDVQALLLEYIKRNNLRDRRRKSQIICDSRLENLFGKSRVGHFEMLKLLESHFLMKEASPLDTDDNQGGVVDPDPMDVEGNSDASIMTTSDNRRKSRRKVEGKEPQTNLDDFAAIDVHNIRLIYLRRNLMEDLLDDIDTFNEKVIGSFVRIRICGVGQRQDVYRLVQVKGTCKAADKYKSGKKTTDVMLEILNLDKTELITIDIISNQEFTEEECKRLRQSIKCGFISRLTVGEVQEKARALQAVRVNDWLESEKLRLAHLRDRASEKGRSKELRECVEKLRLLNMPEDRNRRLNEVPEIHADPHMSPDYETAEEEEEPDSKRHVHADHYSRSRASAFLRKGKELTSPGRGISISGDNWNDSRKNSNIGESSRSILTEGASNKSASRVGITNESSWKQGNDVHQTRSWEPPKTPTNATGLETGAWDNNQHGLRPGQSSGVQPGTPTAFLSTGVAVPSNASESEKIWHYHDPSGKIQGPFSMVQLRKWSTTGYFPTNLRIWKTFEKQEDSILLTDALSGKFRNDLPQCEPAHNSLTDDKQNVANWKASRNDANLSTPGINEAAKADRFVTRPSAWSAPKTEVINPNEGGFGTSSRDQGSSKGMNAGPGQMQGWNGARTAASFTGSPYQPLSHQSSGSRGGNSGRWNGIQDHGSNWGSNKPMGSHPTSQVYDKPHPQWSSSSHQSSEDMSQVQTSEFSNQWKNDSFNLPTAPQLGSRDSTCEQGALNNSLPSSASVQPMISGRGTTPSSNEAHQSSSSSGMSSKTTMSDSVGPSGSSAVTDMLKQTVTADGGNPHPAAMASMPNTAEVVDTMGSSQLSDKAVNRGKFQISSHQKKPSAHESSMTLENLPSLELPYGDEVIPPSTDTQLSGGLDKNQCPQSDYTCPASGSEQVSGDVLSSECSETVPSQLNDRQDRRVVWQGQHGLGKKWAEAHDSFADKTGKSLVDGRGSDPCSVVDARDTNLITESDALEPESAPQSEISSGPNLGSESLGWASYSAPKQKPDSSCPNPPSAENRSEQNQSPRPEPSLAAPECINSHNLRIPSDGKCIEHLMHAPAIKMISSEWSGGANSTFGDSQNVHFVLSDGSKPLASSQCEASASVEPAQSSNAGLSAVAHVQNTFWGVAPQNPNMGPGSQGNANMNWATTIQSNMNMGWGLIAQSNMNVSQGTPAQGFANLNMGFGAPPQANMVVNAGWVPAAPGNTNANPAWGTPFQGNPSPGTAWGAQVQGSMTVNPGWGTFPQSNTNPNPGLVTPPSGNANQNASWGAPTQGNMDTNLSTWRSGQGNMNLTWDPSGGDMNSWNTPQAQAGDRHSGQGGSDSGHSAGRPMWNRIQSSGGGGSSRPPSRGQRGICRFHENGHCKKGASCNYIHS